One Pullulanibacillus sp. KACC 23026 DNA segment encodes these proteins:
- the addA gene encoding helicase-exonuclease AddAB subunit AddA — MTASILPKPKKSQWTDDQWEAIVEKGQDILVAAAAGSGKTAVLVERIIKRLTDAKEPIDVDRLLIVTFTNAAAAEMRGRIGQALEKALSADPNNPRLREQLVLLGKAHIMTFHAFCQSVIRKYYYKLDLDPAFRIAEQTEAELLREEVLESLFETYYGSPEEQDLFYALVDRYSDDRSDRDLFKFVLQLYEFSQSHPWPDLWLDELAEHYAVSESQTLDDVHWIPSLKASIKEKLDGLISALNVAEELAQEPGGPAPYLETLEQDRLLISRLLEASLGPWSQLATAFAEISFKTLKQARGADYDESLKKQVQAIRKEVKDGVQDLKETCFMQSPEDYLKDINEAAPYVSLLVRLVKEFRDQFRQVKRERGLLDFSDLEHDCLRLLRDEESLPGVEKPSEVAMLYRNQFDEVLIDEYQDTNQVQETVLWHVSHGGNRFMVGDVKQSIYRFRLAEPSLFLEKYKTFSSSTDDEGHAQGRRIDLSQNFRSRKEVLNGTNYIFSQIMDETVGEIEYDDRAALKFGSRDYDDTSHSVELHLIDQASSAGEEDEEGAETIESAQKMELEAHLIATQIENLIDQEFKVFDKSVGHARVLHYRDIVILIRSAKGTASVIQDVLKERGIPAYAELTTGYFEAVEVSIMMALLNVIDNPFQDIPLASVLRSPIVGLKGEELSAIRLEDPDASYYEALKKIMLNADHPLYSKLNDFYTHLQTWRNQARQGALADLIWSIYRTTGYYDYVAGLAGGEQRQANLKALYDRARQYEQTTFRGLFRFLRFIERLQERGSDLGEARALSEQEDVVRIMTIHKSKGLEFPVVFVAGMNKQFNKRDVYGKTLLHKSLGFGTKFVDPEARYTLPTLAHSAIKQQIERETIAEEMRVLYVALTRAREKLMLVGTVPDAEKALQKWRLSALERGWVLPAYYRSRGNRYLDWVGPAVLRHSTAKLFHDVSGYSPRLDSPVSTHPSSWSCFLHPANTVIRQTDKVIESREKEVRLSKWLPVDLDSSDWEEEVTRRLEWSYPNLAATMQMSKLTVTEIKRQQDQFSEGAGEQLIRQFRRPIGDRPAFLSKQESTAAELGTLTHRFMQLVTLRPGLTIEELEKERARMVRDELILEEEASRLLLEEVAAFFQSDVGERLVASNKIIREQPFSLKLPIEDIQPDWTGDVESIMVQGVIDCLFLDESGWNLLDYKTDRLAGRFQTEQETVEHLQTRYHVPMTLYRQAIERIWKQPVQEVGLWFFDGARYVRLENEC; from the coding sequence ATGACGGCATCGATTCTACCAAAACCAAAGAAAAGCCAGTGGACGGATGACCAATGGGAAGCCATTGTTGAAAAGGGACAAGACATCCTAGTCGCTGCAGCAGCGGGATCAGGTAAAACAGCCGTTTTGGTTGAACGCATCATTAAACGCCTCACAGACGCAAAAGAGCCTATTGATGTCGACCGATTGTTAATTGTGACCTTTACGAATGCAGCTGCAGCAGAAATGAGAGGAAGGATTGGTCAGGCGCTTGAAAAAGCCTTGAGCGCGGATCCAAATAATCCACGTTTAAGAGAACAATTAGTTCTTTTAGGTAAAGCCCATATCATGACCTTCCACGCCTTTTGTCAATCTGTTATTCGCAAGTATTATTATAAACTTGATCTGGACCCTGCTTTTCGGATCGCTGAGCAAACGGAAGCTGAATTGCTGCGGGAAGAGGTTTTGGAAAGTCTTTTCGAGACGTATTATGGATCGCCAGAGGAGCAGGACCTCTTTTATGCCCTTGTCGACCGTTACTCAGATGATCGAAGTGACCGGGACTTGTTTAAGTTCGTTCTTCAACTTTATGAGTTCTCTCAGAGTCACCCTTGGCCGGATCTCTGGTTAGACGAATTGGCCGAGCATTATGCTGTTTCCGAAAGTCAGACGTTGGATGACGTCCATTGGATTCCGAGTCTAAAGGCTTCGATTAAGGAAAAGTTAGACGGCTTGATCAGTGCATTAAATGTAGCAGAGGAGCTTGCACAAGAGCCTGGCGGACCAGCCCCTTATCTAGAAACCCTTGAGCAGGACCGGTTGCTGATAAGCCGGTTATTGGAAGCAAGCCTTGGTCCCTGGTCACAGTTAGCGACTGCTTTTGCAGAGATTTCTTTTAAGACTTTGAAGCAAGCTCGTGGGGCCGATTACGATGAATCGTTAAAGAAGCAGGTCCAAGCGATCCGTAAAGAGGTAAAAGATGGGGTTCAGGATTTGAAAGAGACTTGTTTTATGCAGTCGCCTGAAGATTATTTAAAAGATATAAATGAAGCAGCACCGTATGTCAGTCTACTTGTCAGACTTGTTAAAGAATTTCGCGATCAGTTTCGTCAGGTAAAACGTGAGCGGGGACTTCTTGACTTCAGTGATCTGGAGCATGATTGCTTGAGATTATTAAGAGATGAAGAAAGCTTACCTGGTGTTGAGAAACCGTCCGAAGTGGCGATGCTTTATCGGAATCAATTTGATGAAGTGTTGATTGATGAATATCAAGACACGAATCAGGTGCAAGAGACCGTGCTGTGGCACGTTTCTCATGGCGGAAATCGATTCATGGTCGGTGATGTGAAGCAAAGCATTTACCGGTTCCGTTTAGCTGAACCCTCGCTCTTTTTAGAAAAATATAAGACGTTTTCGAGTTCGACAGATGATGAGGGTCATGCACAAGGCAGACGAATTGACTTATCGCAAAACTTCCGCAGCCGAAAAGAGGTTCTAAATGGGACCAACTATATCTTTTCACAAATCATGGACGAAACGGTTGGTGAAATTGAGTATGACGATCGGGCGGCATTAAAATTTGGTTCCAGGGATTATGATGATACTTCCCATTCTGTAGAACTTCATTTAATCGACCAGGCAAGCAGTGCGGGTGAAGAGGATGAGGAAGGGGCAGAAACAATCGAATCCGCTCAAAAAATGGAGCTTGAGGCCCACTTAATCGCGACACAGATTGAAAATTTGATTGACCAAGAGTTCAAAGTATTTGATAAATCAGTTGGCCATGCTCGTGTCTTACACTATCGAGACATAGTGATCTTGATACGCTCGGCAAAAGGCACGGCATCTGTCATACAGGATGTGCTGAAGGAGAGAGGGATTCCGGCTTACGCGGAGCTCACAACGGGTTATTTTGAAGCCGTTGAAGTTTCCATTATGATGGCCCTTCTAAATGTCATCGACAACCCTTTTCAAGATATTCCCCTTGCGTCTGTCTTGCGTTCACCAATTGTGGGATTAAAGGGTGAAGAGCTTTCTGCTATCAGGCTTGAGGACCCGGATGCTTCCTATTATGAAGCGCTTAAGAAGATCATGCTGAATGCGGACCATCCTTTATATAGTAAGCTGAATGATTTTTACACACACTTACAGACTTGGCGTAATCAGGCAAGACAAGGGGCTTTAGCAGATCTAATTTGGTCTATCTATAGAACAACGGGGTATTACGATTATGTAGCGGGATTAGCGGGAGGCGAGCAGCGTCAAGCCAATCTGAAGGCGCTCTATGACCGAGCAAGGCAATATGAACAAACCACTTTTAGAGGTCTCTTCCGTTTTCTCCGTTTTATCGAACGCCTTCAGGAACGCGGGAGCGATTTGGGTGAGGCAAGGGCCTTGAGCGAGCAAGAGGATGTTGTTCGCATCATGACCATCCACAAAAGTAAAGGTCTTGAATTTCCGGTTGTTTTTGTAGCCGGAATGAATAAGCAGTTTAATAAGCGGGATGTTTACGGAAAAACCTTGCTTCACAAGTCGCTTGGCTTTGGGACCAAATTCGTGGACCCAGAGGCGCGCTATACATTGCCGACATTGGCTCATTCCGCTATCAAGCAGCAAATAGAAAGAGAAACGATTGCGGAAGAAATGCGGGTGCTTTATGTGGCGTTAACTCGCGCTCGGGAAAAATTAATGTTAGTCGGCACCGTTCCTGATGCAGAAAAAGCCTTACAGAAGTGGCGCTTATCTGCCCTTGAGCGCGGGTGGGTGCTGCCCGCTTACTACAGATCAAGAGGAAATCGTTATTTAGATTGGGTCGGGCCAGCTGTCCTCAGGCATTCAACTGCCAAGCTTTTTCATGATGTATCAGGTTATTCACCGCGTCTGGACAGCCCTGTTAGCACGCATCCCTCATCATGGTCGTGCTTTTTGCATCCGGCCAACACCGTCATTCGTCAAACGGACAAAGTGATTGAAAGTCGAGAAAAAGAGGTGCGTCTAAGTAAATGGTTACCTGTTGATCTGGACTCTTCGGATTGGGAAGAAGAGGTGACTCGCCGATTAGAATGGTCCTATCCCAATCTGGCAGCTACCATGCAGATGTCTAAATTAACGGTTACTGAGATTAAAAGGCAACAGGATCAATTCAGTGAAGGAGCAGGCGAACAATTAATTCGTCAATTTCGTCGGCCTATTGGAGACCGGCCAGCCTTCTTAAGCAAACAGGAGTCCACGGCAGCAGAATTAGGGACATTGACCCACCGCTTTATGCAATTGGTAACCTTAAGGCCGGGATTGACCATCGAGGAACTTGAGAAAGAGAGAGCGCGAATGGTTCGAGATGAGCTGATTCTTGAAGAGGAAGCAAGCCGACTGTTATTAGAAGAAGTGGCGGCTTTCTTCCAATCAGATGTTGGGGAGAGATTAGTGGCCTCCAATAAAATTATTCGAGAACAGCCTTTCTCATTAAAACTTCCGATTGAAGACATTCAGCCAGATTGGACAGGCGATGTGGAATCGATTATGGTTCAAGGGGTTATAGACTGCCTTTTTCTTGATGAGTCAGGGTGGAATTTATTGGATTATAAAACCGACCGATTAGCCGGCCGATTTCAAACCGAGCAGGAAACGGTCGAACATCTCCAAACCCGTTATCATGTTCCGATGACTCTCTATCGTCAAGCCATCGAACGAATCTGGAAACAGCCCGTTCAAGAGGTCGGTCTCTGGTTTTTTGATGGCGCCCGATATGTCCGATTAGAAAACGAATGCTAA